In Bos taurus isolate L1 Dominette 01449 registration number 42190680 breed Hereford chromosome 9, ARS-UCD2.0, whole genome shotgun sequence, a single genomic region encodes these proteins:
- the HTR1B gene encoding 5-hydroxytryptamine receptor 1B yields MPQSCAPGPRARRDMEAVAAQCPQPPSASSQTGLSQANLSAGPSHNCSAAEEYIYQDFIALPWKVVVVLLLALFTLATTLSNAFVIATVYRTRKLHTPANYLIASLAVTDLLVSILVMPISTMYTVTGRWTLGQVVCDLWLSSDITCCTASILHLCVIALDRYWAITDAVEYSAKRTPKRAAVMIALVWVFSICISLPPFFWRQAKAEAMSNCVVNTDHVLYTVYSTVGAFYFPTLLLIALYGRIYVEARSRILKQTPNRTGKRLTRAQLITDSPGSTSSVTSINSRAPEVPSESGSPVYVNQVKVRVSDALLEKKKLMAARERKATKTLGIILGAFIVCWLPFFIISLAIPICTSCWFHQAIFDFFTWLGYLNSLINPIIYTMSNEDFKQAFHKLIGFKCTN; encoded by the coding sequence ATGCCCCAGAGCTGCGCTCCGGGGCCACGGGCGAGGAGAGACATGGAGGCAGTGGCCGCTCAGTGTCCCCAGCCACCGTCCGCGAGTTCCCAGACTGGGCTTTCTCAAGCCAACCTTTCGGCTGGTCCCTCCCACAACTGCAGCGCCGCCGAGGAGTACATTTACCAGGACTTCATCGCCCTGCCCTGGAAAGTAGTCGTGGTCCTGCTGCTGGCGCTCTTCACCTTGGCCACCACGCTCTCCAACGCCTTTGTGATTGCCACTGTGTACCGGACGCGGAAGCTGCATACCCCGGCCAACTACCTGATCGCCTCCTTGGCGGTCACCGACCTGCTCGTGTCCATCCTGGTGATGCCCATCAGCACCATGTACACGGTCACGGGCCGCTGGACGCTGGGCCAGGTGGTCTGTGACTTATGGCTGTCGTCGGACATCACCTGTTGCACAGCCTCCATCCTGCACCTCTGTGTCATTGCCCTGGACCGCTACTGGGCCATCACGGATGCCGTGGAGTACTCGGCGAAAAGGACTCCTAAGAGGGCCGCGGTCATGATCGCGCTGGTGTGGGTCTTCTCCATCTGCATCTCCCTGCCGCCCTTTTTCTGGCGGCAGGCCAAAGCTGAGGCGATGTCTAACTGCGTGGTGAACACCGACCACGTCCTGTACACCGTCTACTCCACGGTGGGCGCTTTCTACTTCCCCACCCTGCTCCTCATCGCCCTCTATGGCCGCATCTACGTGGAAGCCCGCTCCCGGATTTTGAAACAGACGCCCAACAGAACCGGCAAGCGTCTGACCCGAGCCCAGCTGATTACCGACTCCCCCGGGTCCACGTCTTCGGTCACCTCGATTAACTCGCGGGCTCCGGAGGTACCCagcgaatccgggtctcctgtgtACGTGAACCAAGTCAAAGTGCGCGTCTCCGACGCCCTGCTGGAGAAGAAGAAACTCATGGCCGCTAGGGAGCGCAAAGCCACCAAGACCCTGGGGATCATTTTGGGCGCGTTCATCGTGTGTTGGCTGCCCTTCTTCATCATCTCCCTGGCCATCCCGATCTGCACATCCTGCTGGTTCCACCAGGccatttttgatttcttcacGTGGCTGGGCTATCTCAACTCCCTCATCAACCCTATCATCTACACCATGTCCAACGAGGACTTCAAACAAGCTTTCCATAAACTGATAGGCTTCAAGTGCACGAACTGA